The following proteins are encoded in a genomic region of Sebastes fasciatus isolate fSebFas1 chromosome 14, fSebFas1.pri, whole genome shotgun sequence:
- the crfb1 gene encoding cytokine receptor family member b1 isoform X1, translated as MNWLPPVLYLVLLLDSVLGSLPAPVIVNVSSFNFHHVLHWVPGPGTPSGTCYEIIRRVNWRTKKLKPPLCSNETSLKLKFPDNRVEYTLTVQASYNQTLSPESRKYSFKPDIQMLGSLPAPVNVNVNSFNFHHVLHWVPGPGTPSGTQYKIIRRVNWKKLKPPLCSNETSLKLEFPDNNEIYTLTVQASYNQTLSPESRKYSFNPFTQTKIGPPKVSLAGCGNCIQINISLPKADPSSGIDDIKTFYGGSQFRVSWRIPNEAAESIVTTNKSYTVNNLQPGTEYCVQVWTAINVNRNTEASAWNCTFTSIVAPSRDPYVLGAVGTLLPIVIGVLMTTMFCLYYTGFLCKLKETPRILREALIRGSTLTPERTIPDNISISAEMEKRRKHNNPTPATRGTNSDEEEEEDEEDEGENVYMDRGAELSSAESSSQNSAGVSGNRKVAASGGSGSLTAVAEVPDTESEVEVTHGGLDHDEAKAKGEEVSFTPDGPVTGEVVVVVGDEEVEEEVYESSGNINLFSITLAALAVCEEGEEDEEQNERDSLTDFLKVSDLQPLLPADSQTESDDWTTVALTLPTQEDFTVNGYEGRRTNTSSDYLKTGDDESQHEETQEEEEEEEEEEFSGYMRHT; from the exons ATGAACTGGTTGCCTCCTGTGCTTTATCTTGTGTTACTTCTTGATTCTG TGCTCGGTTCCCTTCCTGCTCCGGTCATTGTCAACGTCAGCTCTTTCAACTTCCACCATGTCCTGCATTGGGTTCCTGGGCCTGGCACACCATCAGGAACATGTTACGAGATCATCAGGAG GGTGAACTGGAgaacaaaaaaactgaaaccGCCACTGTGCTCAAATGAGACATCACTTAAGCTGAAGTTTCCCGACAACCGTGTGGAATATACCCTGACTGTCCAGGCGTCCTACAACCAAACCCTGTCTCCAGAGTCCCGCAAATACAGCTTCAAACCTGACATACAGA TGCTCGGTTCCCTTCCTGCTCCGGTCAATGTCAACGTCAACTCTTTCAACTTCCACCATGTCCTGCATTGGGTTCCTGGGCCTGGCACACCATCAGGAACACAGTACAAGATCATCAGGAG GGTGAACTGGAAAAAACTGAAACCGCCACTGTGCTCAAATGAGACATCACTTAAGCTGGAGTTTCCCGACAACAATGAGATATATACCCTGACTGTCCAGGCGTCCTACAACCAAACCCTGTCTCCAGAGTCCCGCAAATACAGCTTCAATCCTTTCACACAGA CCAAAATAGGTCCTCCAAAAGTCTCTCTGGCTGGATGTGGCAACTGCATCCAAATCAACATTTCACTCCCTAAAGCTGACCCGAGCTCAGGAATCGATGATATCAAGACATTCTACGGTGGTTCTCAGTTCAGAGTGTCTTGGAGGATACCTAATGAAGCAGCG GAGTCCATCGTAACAACAAATAAGAGCTATACCGTGAACAACCTACAGCCTGGCACGGAGTACTGTGTACAGGTGTGGACAGCGATTAATGTGAACAGAAACACCGAGGCATCTGCTTGGAATTGCACCTTCACCAGCATTGTGGCTCCAAGCAGAG ACCCTTATGTTTTAGGTGCAGTTGGTACTCTTCTGCCTATTGTTATCGGTGTCCTGATGACCACCATGTTTTGCCTCTACTACACCGGATTCCTTTGTAAACTGAAGGAAACTCCCAGAATACTACGT GAGGCTCTGATCCGAGGCTCCACCCTGACACCAGAGAGGACGATCCCTGACAACATCTCCATTAGCGCAGAGATGGAGAAACGGAGGAAGCACAACAATCCCACACCTGCCACCAGGGGCACTAActcagatgaggaggaggaggaggacgaagaagaCGAAGGGGAAAACGTCTACATGGACAGAGGTGCAGAGCTTTCCTCGGCTGAAAGTTCTAGCCAGAACTCTGCTGGTGTGTCGGGGAACAGAAAGGTGGCCGCGTCAGGGGGCTCTGGGAGTTTGACAGCGGTGGCAGAGGTACCGGACACTGAGTCTGAGGTTGAGGTCACACATGGGGGGCTTGATCATGACGAAGCCAAAGCTAAAGGAGAGGAAGTCTCTTTCACGCCCGATGGCCCAGTCACAggtgaggtggtggtggtggtgggggatgAGGAGGTTGAGGAAGAGGTGTACGAGAGCTCAGGCAATATCAATCTGTTCTCCATCACCCTCGCTGCACTGGCTGTATgcgaggaaggggaggaggacgaagagcaGAACGAGAGAGATTCTCTCACAGACTTTTTGAAAGTGTCCGATCTGCAGCCTCTACTGCCCGCGGACTCACAAACTGAGTCAGACGATTGGACAACTGTGGCATTAACGCTACCTACACAGGAGGACTTTACTGTGAATGGGTATGAAGGAAGACGTACAAACACTTCGTCTGACTACCTCAAAACCGGTGATGATGAGTCGCAGCATGAAGAGacacaagaggaggaggaggaggaggaggaagaggaattCTCTGGATATATGAGGCACACGTGA
- the crfb1 gene encoding cytokine receptor family member b1 isoform X2 gives MNWLPPVLYLVLLLDSVLGSLPAPVIVNVSSFNFHHVLHWVPGPGTPSGTCYEIIRRVNWRTKKLKPPLCSNETSLKLKFPDNRVEYTLTVQASYNQTLSPESRKYSFKPDIQTKIGPPKVSLAGCGNCIQINISLPKADPSSGIDDIKTFYGGSQFRVSWRIPNEAAESIVTTNKSYTVNNLQPGTEYCVQVWTAINVNRNTEASAWNCTFTSIVAPSRDPYVLGAVGTLLPIVIGVLMTTMFCLYYTGFLCKLKETPRILREALIRGSTLTPERTIPDNISISAEMEKRRKHNNPTPATRGTNSDEEEEEDEEDEGENVYMDRGAELSSAESSSQNSAGVSGNRKVAASGGSGSLTAVAEVPDTESEVEVTHGGLDHDEAKAKGEEVSFTPDGPVTGEVVVVVGDEEVEEEVYESSGNINLFSITLAALAVCEEGEEDEEQNERDSLTDFLKVSDLQPLLPADSQTESDDWTTVALTLPTQEDFTVNGYEGRRTNTSSDYLKTGDDESQHEETQEEEEEEEEEEFSGYMRHT, from the exons ATGAACTGGTTGCCTCCTGTGCTTTATCTTGTGTTACTTCTTGATTCTG TGCTCGGTTCCCTTCCTGCTCCGGTCATTGTCAACGTCAGCTCTTTCAACTTCCACCATGTCCTGCATTGGGTTCCTGGGCCTGGCACACCATCAGGAACATGTTACGAGATCATCAGGAG GGTGAACTGGAgaacaaaaaaactgaaaccGCCACTGTGCTCAAATGAGACATCACTTAAGCTGAAGTTTCCCGACAACCGTGTGGAATATACCCTGACTGTCCAGGCGTCCTACAACCAAACCCTGTCTCCAGAGTCCCGCAAATACAGCTTCAAACCTGACATACAGA CCAAAATAGGTCCTCCAAAAGTCTCTCTGGCTGGATGTGGCAACTGCATCCAAATCAACATTTCACTCCCTAAAGCTGACCCGAGCTCAGGAATCGATGATATCAAGACATTCTACGGTGGTTCTCAGTTCAGAGTGTCTTGGAGGATACCTAATGAAGCAGCG GAGTCCATCGTAACAACAAATAAGAGCTATACCGTGAACAACCTACAGCCTGGCACGGAGTACTGTGTACAGGTGTGGACAGCGATTAATGTGAACAGAAACACCGAGGCATCTGCTTGGAATTGCACCTTCACCAGCATTGTGGCTCCAAGCAGAG ACCCTTATGTTTTAGGTGCAGTTGGTACTCTTCTGCCTATTGTTATCGGTGTCCTGATGACCACCATGTTTTGCCTCTACTACACCGGATTCCTTTGTAAACTGAAGGAAACTCCCAGAATACTACGT GAGGCTCTGATCCGAGGCTCCACCCTGACACCAGAGAGGACGATCCCTGACAACATCTCCATTAGCGCAGAGATGGAGAAACGGAGGAAGCACAACAATCCCACACCTGCCACCAGGGGCACTAActcagatgaggaggaggaggaggacgaagaagaCGAAGGGGAAAACGTCTACATGGACAGAGGTGCAGAGCTTTCCTCGGCTGAAAGTTCTAGCCAGAACTCTGCTGGTGTGTCGGGGAACAGAAAGGTGGCCGCGTCAGGGGGCTCTGGGAGTTTGACAGCGGTGGCAGAGGTACCGGACACTGAGTCTGAGGTTGAGGTCACACATGGGGGGCTTGATCATGACGAAGCCAAAGCTAAAGGAGAGGAAGTCTCTTTCACGCCCGATGGCCCAGTCACAggtgaggtggtggtggtggtgggggatgAGGAGGTTGAGGAAGAGGTGTACGAGAGCTCAGGCAATATCAATCTGTTCTCCATCACCCTCGCTGCACTGGCTGTATgcgaggaaggggaggaggacgaagagcaGAACGAGAGAGATTCTCTCACAGACTTTTTGAAAGTGTCCGATCTGCAGCCTCTACTGCCCGCGGACTCACAAACTGAGTCAGACGATTGGACAACTGTGGCATTAACGCTACCTACACAGGAGGACTTTACTGTGAATGGGTATGAAGGAAGACGTACAAACACTTCGTCTGACTACCTCAAAACCGGTGATGATGAGTCGCAGCATGAAGAGacacaagaggaggaggaggaggaggaggaagaggaattCTCTGGATATATGAGGCACACGTGA